CCAAAAAAAAGAATTCATTTGCCGGCAAAAAAAGATTCAAAAGATAGGCATCCATGAATGACACCATTGCCGCAATCGCAACGCCTTTTGGCAGCGGTGGTATCGGGGTTATCCGGATGTCCGGTCCCGATGCCGTGGCCATTGCGGCCCAGTTTTTTTCCAGAACCCGGACGGGTCCTCCTTTTACCGGAAATCTGAAAACCCATCAGGTCTATCACGGATATTTTCTGGACAGCGGGGAAGTCATTGATGAGGTGCTGCTCATTTTCATGCGCGGGCCGAAGTCCTATACCGCCGAGGATGTGGTGGAAATCCAGGCCCATTCCGGCACCGTGGTTCTTAAAAAGATTCTGGAATGTCTGCTGACCGGCGGGGCCCGCCTGGCAGATCCCGGCGAGTTCACCCGGCGTGCTTTTTTAAATCAGCGCATTGATCTGACCCAGGCGGAAGCCGTGGCAGACATCATCAACGCCCGGTCCACAGCCGCTTTAAAATTTGCTGCGGCCCAGAACACAGGAGTATTGAAACAGCAGATTCAGGAAATGCGAAACCAGCTGATCCAGGTGCTGTCCCAGGTGGAAGTGAGCATTGATTTCCCCGATGATGCGCCCCAGGAAACTGACACATCCCAAAGAACAACCGACATCGATTTTGTCATGGACCGGTGCCGGGAATTCATCCGGCAGCATGAAGAAGCCTGTTTTCTGAAAGAAGGGATTTGTCTGGCCATCTGCGGCAAACCCAATGTGGGAAAATCCAGTCTCATGAACCGGCTGCTGTCCCGGGAAAAATCCATTGTCACGGCCCTTCCCGGAACCACCCGGGACCCCATCCAGGAAGCCATGACCATGAACGGGATCCCTTTTGTGGTCACAGACACGGCCGGCATTCATGACACGGACGACCTGGTGGAAATCATCGGCATTGAACGGGCCAAAGATCATATCCGGGGGGCGGATCTGGTATTGTTTATGGTGGAACCCGGAACGGCCCTGTCTGAAATGGAATTTAAAAAAATGGTGCCCCTGGATAAACGCATGCTTGTGGTGGTGAACAAAATCGATCTGACCCGGGACACGAACGGGCAGGCCAAACCCGGTGGACCCGGACTGCCTGAACTGCCGGAAATCTGCGATCAGATTCCAAAGATTCATATTTCCGCGCTTCACAACCAGGGGATTCAACCACTCAAAGACAAAATCATGCAGCTTTGCATCGGCGATCTGACCATGGACGGTTCAGCCGTGATTCCCAACCTTCGGCACAAAACCGCGTTAACCAAAGCGCTGTCTTTTCTTGAATCCGCAAAACAGGGTCTGTTGACCGGGCAGCCGGAAGAGACCCTGGCCATTGATTTAAAAAACAGCATTGACCTGCTGGGCAGCATTACCGGTGAAACCGCATCAATTGATATACTGGATACGATTTTTAACAATTTCTGTATCGGAAAATAAAGGATTACACCCATGACACTGGATCTGAAAAAACATTTTACACAATATGAAGCCCTGGTTCAGGTGGTGGACGGGATATTTGACCGGGTGAAACAGGAATTTCCCAAAGAAGTGTTCTGCCGGGAAAAATGCAGCGACTGCTGTTACGCCATTTTTGACATGCCCCTGATCGAAGCCCTTTACCTGAAATCCAAATTTCTGGAAAAATTTTCCGGCAAAGAAAAAAACGATCTGCTGGAAATTGCCGACAAAACCGACCGGGCCCTGGTCAAACTCAAACGGGATGCGTACAAAAAAGTGCAAAAAGGCGCGGACCAGCTGGAAATTGTGGGCCGCATGTCCCAGGAACGGGTGCGCTGCCCCCTGCTGGGATCTGACAATTTGTGCCTGCTGTATGAATTTCGGCCCATTACCTGCCGCATCTACGGCATTCCCACGTCCACGGCCGGTAAAAGCCATATCTGCGGACGGACCAATTTTATCCAGGGAAACGCTTATCCCACGCTGAATATGGACAAGATCTATACCCAGCTTCAACTGATTTCCGCACAGCTCATTAAAGACATCCATTCCCGGAACATCAAAATGCATGAAATGCTGATACCGGTTTCCATGGCCCTGATCACGGATTTCAACGAAGACTATTTAGGGGTGCCCCAGAATGGATAATTTCACCAGAGAACAGATCGAAGAAAAGAAAAAAGCCATTTTCGATGCCATGGGCAAACGGGGCCAGCGCCAGATCCTGAAAAAAGGGTATGACAAATGGGACCCGTTCCAGGAACCCAAAGATCCCATCGATATCCGGAAAGACAAGACCAAGCGGACCTCCCAGGTGCTGATCCGGGAATTTCTGTCCCAGGCCGACCCGGACACCTACACCAACTCCTTTGCCCAGGGAGCCCTGGAAATGTGTCTGGGCATCATCAATGAAGAGGAAAAAATCAGAGGGATGTTCGAGTTTGCCTGCTGGTACAAAAACCTGCTCAAAATAGAAGGACATGACCCCCTTTGACCGAAAGGCCGTTCTGGCCATCCTGGACCATGCCGACACCCGGTTAACGGCCCGGGCCTATGTGCATGACATCGCCGCTGCCATGCACATCCCTGTGTCAGAAGCCAAAACCGTTCTCAAAACCCTGGTCAACCATCAGGATGTCACGTATCAGGAAATTTTCGGCACCACCAGTGTCATTAGAAATTTTCAGAAACCCGTCCAAGTAACGGACCATTTTGTGCTGACACCGCCGGACATTTCGTACGGGTCAGGCCGTCAGGATCTGCATGTCATCCGCCTGGAACCGGGCATCTCCTTCGGGTCCGGCCATCACCCCACCACCCGGCTGTGTCTGTGTGCCATGGAACATTTGTTTTTCCACATCCGGCCCCATGCCTCCATTTTTCAGACCTCAGGGGCGGATATCGGCACGGGTTCCGGGGTCCTGGCCATTGCCCTGTGCCTGGCCGGGGTATCCGGATGTCTGGCCTATGATATTGACCCCAATGCCGTGAGTGAAGCCAAAAAAAACATTGACCTGAACGATCTTTCTGGCAGAATACCCGTATTAAAACATCCCATGCCGGAAACCGGTCCCGGGCTGGGAATTGTCTGCGCCAATCTGAGAACCCCGACTCTGGAAACCCTGGCACCGCTTTTCCGGAAGCGTCTGAACCCCGGCGGTTTTCTCATTTTTTCAGGCATCCGGACATGGGAAGCGGACGCGTTAAAGACCTGTTTTACAAAATACGGGTTGACCCCTGTCTGGGAAAAAACAGATAAAAACTGGGCCGGACTGATTTTTGCCGATCAATGAGATCCCCATGAGTCGATTGCTTAAATATCTGGTCTTTTTTCTGGCGCTGTTGGGCCTTGTCATGCCGGTAGCAGGGGATGTGTTCACCTGGATCGATTCAGACGGGGTCCGGCATTTTTCCAATGTTTCCCCGCCGGGAAATGCCGACCATGCAAAGGTGCTTGAATCAGAAACCCGGAACCAGGTCTCATCCGAGCGGCAGTTCAAGGTAGTCAAGGTGTATGATGGCGATTCTTTGCTGGTCAAAGGCCTGGATCTGACCCTTAAAATACGCATGGTGGGCATTGACGCACCGGAAACCGGAGGCAGCAGAAAACCGGGCCAGCCTTACAGCAGAAAAGCACACCAGTACCTGGGCCGCCGGATCCATGACCGGTCGGTGACATTGAAAACCTATGGTCTGGGCGGTTATAACCGGATTCTGGCGGAAGTGTTCATCAATGACATCAACATGAATCTGGAAATGGTGAAAACGGGGCTGGCAGAAGTGTATCAGGGAAGTATGCCCAAAACATTCGATGCCGCCCCTTATCTGGCAGCCCAGGATCAGGCCAGAAAACGCCGGATCGGCATGTGGGTCCAGGGCAGCCAATATAAAAGTCCCCGGCAGTGGCGAAAGGAAAACCCCAGAAACTGAGCGGCCTTAAAAAGGAATATCCTCATCCTGCATCGGCGGCTGGCCCCCACCCGGACGGGTCGATCCCTGAAAGTTCTGCTGGCTGGGTGCTGCCCCCCCCTGCTGCGGGTATCCGCCACGGGACGGCTCTTTTTGATATCCGCCCGAAGACTGATCATTGCCCTGATTGTCGGACCGGCCGCCCAGAAACTGAAAATTGCTGGTCACCACTTCCGTGATGTAGTGGGTCTGGCCGTCTTTTTCATAATTCCGGGTCTGAAGCCGGCCCTCAATGTACACCTGGCTGCCTTTGGACAGATACTTCTCCAGAATTTCAGCTGGTTTGCCAAATGCCACCACCCGGTGCCACTCGGTCTTTTCCTGTTTTTCTCCGGTATTTTTATCCGTCCATTGTTCGCTGGTGGCAATTGAAAAATTCACCACTGCCAACCCCTGCTGGGAATACCGGATTTCCGGGTCCCGGCCCAGGTTTCCGATGAGCATCACTTTGTTCAAACCCGCCATTGTTGACTCCTTTTTTCAGCGTTAATATTGATCCGGTAATATGCACACAACATGGCTGAATTGTCAATTCTTAGTTCGGAATCACGCCTTGAGGCAATAATGCGACTTTATACAAAAATATCGCAGCACTGCAACCTGTCTGTGCCGGGCCCCCGTGTGCCCGCATCCGTCGGTGCCCCGAAACATAAGGGTTTCAGGTGATTTTCTTTTTTATACCACATGGTACGAACCTTGCTTTTCAGTCTTTAGTGATAACCAAACCGACTTTAAAAAGGTCATGACATATCAAATATCGCTCAACCAAAAGGAAACCCAACATGGCAACACCTACTAAAAACAAGGGTCAAATTGCCGGCCAGATGCCGGGTCCGGACCCGGATGAACAAGCCAGACAGTCTTTGACAAGAATCAAACAAAAATTTATTATTATGAGCGGCAAAGGCGGGGTGGGAAAAACCAGCGTGTCTGTCAACCTGGCCATTGCCCTGGCCGGTATGGGCCATCAGGTGGGATTGCTGGATGTGGATCTGCATGGTCCGGATATCCCGCACATGCTGGGAATATCCGGCATGTTAAAAGCGGATGATACCCAGAAAATGGTCCCTATTGCCTATTCAGATCACCTGAAAATCATTTCCATGGAATCTTTGATGCCCAACAGGGATGAAGCTGTGATCTGGCGGGGTCCGGTCAAACACGGCGCCATCCGTCAATTCATCGGAGATGTCAGCTGGGGGGATCTGGATTACCTGATCATCGACTGTCCTCCGGGTACGGGGGACGAACCATTGACCGTGGCCCAGCTGATCCCGGACGCCAAAGCCGTGATCGTGACCACGCCCCAGGAAGTGGCGTTGGCGGATATCCGGAAATCCATCAGTTTCTGTAAAAATGTCCGGATGGAGATTTTCGGCATCATTGAAAACATGAGCGGATTCACCTGCCCCCACTGCCACAAGGTTGTGGAGCTTTTCGGCGAAGGCGGGGGTGAAAAAACAGCCCGGAACTATGACATCCCTTTCTTAGGCAAAATTGCCTTTGATCCGGAAATGGTCAGATGCAGCGACAATGGGATGGCATTTCAGCAGCAATTCACCCAATCCCCCATTACAGCGGCATTTAAAAAAATTGCCGAAAAAATGGCGGTGTGACACCAAACTTTGAATCAATCATACAACAGCGTTTACAGGAGGAAAAATGAAAATAGCAGTCAGTGCCTCGGGTCAGGATCTTGATGCCCAGATCGATCAACGGTTCGGCCGGTGCGACTATTTTTTGATTATCGATACCGATACCATGGAAACTCAAGGGTTTCCCAATGATCACAATTCCCAGACCAGCGGGGCCGGCGTTCAGGCGGCCGGGTTTGTGATTGACAAAGGTGCTGCGGCGGTGTTAACCGGCAGTTGCGGTCCCAAAGCCATGGATGTGTTTAACGCCCAGAATATCCCCGTGTATACGGGTCATGCCGGCAACGTCCGCCAGGCAGTGGAAGCTTTTAAAAAAGCGCCTTCAGGCACATCCGGAGCGCCGGCCACAGGCCAGGGCCAGGGTACGCCCGGCAGCGGGAGAGGCATGGGCGGCGGCGGCAGAGGTATGGGCGGTGGTGGTCGCGGCAGAGGCGTTGCCGGCGGCGGTCGCGGCATGGGAGGCGGCGGCGGCCAGGGCATGGGCGGCGGTCGCGGTATGGGCGGCGGTTGCGGCAGAAAAAACTGCTGAATTCAAATGTCGGTTGCCATAATCTCATCAATGGCGGTATCAAGATGGTCGCAGGAAATCAGATGGACCTTGATCCCGCCATTGGCCAGCACATAGCCCGGCCCTTTGCGGGAGACATCTTCTTTCATGCCCACATGATCGACACCGGCGTTTATCAGCCATTCCGCCACCCGGATCCCTTTGGCGGTTTCAGTGGCCGTATATGGATTTTTCATTAAATTTTTTTTCTGAACGGCCTGATCCCTGCGCTGAACCTGAACCACCGCAAACAATGGGGCTTCACCAAAATGGGCACTGATCCGGCCGTTTTCATCTGCCAGAGGCACGGCAATCCGGACCCGGGTTCTTTTCTGAGGTTCATATAAAATGGTGATTTTTTCTATATGCGGGATCTGTTCCCGAATTTTTGCTTCCAGATGCTCACTGACCTGATGGGCTTTTTCAAGATCCTGTGTTCTGACTGTCACTTGTGCGTGGATAAACTGAAACCGGCCGGCATTCCGGCCGGACAGATCAACGATCCGGTCCACCAGTGGATCTTTTTTAATAATTTCCTGAATCCGGTCCAGGGTGGCAAAATCAATGGACGCATCCAGCAGCACCCGCATGCCGTCAGACAAAAGATCCCACCCGGCCCGGACAATGAACACCAGAATCAGACAAGCCCCCATCTGATCGATGGATATCCCCCAGACCTGCCACTCCACCCCCAGATATCCCATAAATGCAGCAATCAGAACCACGATGGACGACAGCACATCCACCTGGCGGTGCCGGCCTTCGGCAATCAATGTGGGGGAATGGGTCCTTTGGCCGACACGAATGGCATACCGCCCGAAAAAAAAGATCATCAGCGTGGCCGCCAGCAGCAGCCAGATATAGGGCAGCGGTATCCGGGGAGGTGCCTGGGAACCTGAAAAAATCTGACCGACAATTTCATACCCGGCAATGAAAATAAATATGGCAATGAGAACGGATGCCACATTTTCCAGCTTATACAATCCCAGGGGAAATGCTTTTGTTTTTTTGGTGGACAGTTTGACTCCGCCGTAAATCACGAACGATGCAATGGCATCCGTCCCGGAATCAATGGCACTGGCCATGATGGCCAGACTGCCGGATGACACGGCAAGAAACCCTTTCATGACCGCTAAAAACAGGTTCAGTAAAAAAGCAAATCCCGCCACCCGGTATACCTGGGCGGTTTCATCATAAACATCCGTATGAGAAGCGGTTGGATTCATCATATGGAAATCAGTCCCAACGCGATAAATGCGATTCCCACTCCCATCCACTGACGGCGCCGCAGTTTTTCTCTGAGAAACAGCCAGGCCAGCAGGACTGTGGCAGCCGGATAAAGCGATGACAGCACGGCGGACACATCCAGGCGGCCCAGGTGGGCGGCCGTGGAAAACAAAAGATTGCCCAGGGCATCCAGGACCCCGCTCATGACAATGAAAAGCCACTGCCCCGCCTTGGGAGTGCCTGTTTTTCCCACCACCATCACCACGGTGAATAAAAAGGCAACCGATGCCACCCGGGCCCAGACCAAAGACCAGAAAATAGCCAGGTCATTGGCTTTATCGATAAAAATGAAAAACAGGCCAAAACCGACACCTGCGATACAGGACAGCAACAGCTCCCGGCCGGTCATGCGGAACCCGGTATCTGCCGAAGACAACAGCCACACGGCAATGCCGAAACACACAAACCCGGCAAACCGGGTCATGGAGGGCAGGCCGGCATAAACTGCCGTATATCCGATGGGCACCAGAGCCGTGAGTACGGCTGACAACGGCGCCACAATGCCCATGCGCCCCGTGGACAACCCCCGGTACAGCGCAATCAGCCCGATGTTGCCGAAAACCCCGGCAAATGCCCCATACATCAGGTGCCGGACCGGGGGCATGGCTTCCCCGGAAAAAACAGCCATCCCCAGCAGGAACAGGCCCCCGATTAACTGGGAAACCAGCACCACCTTCAGCACATTGCCTTTGCGGGACGCCATCCCGCCGCTGAAATCCCCGGCTCCCCAGGCGGCGGCACTGCCGATGCCGCAGGCAACAGCCAGTGTTTCCGTGCTAATCATCCATCAAATATCCACCGGTCAATCCCATGATAATCCAGGATATAATACCCATTTAAAGTTTCCTTATGATATTTTATTAACCATTTGATTCCGCCTGACACACCAGCCAGTCAGCATCACACAACCAAATTGAACTTATACGCACTTTGAACCGGTTTTTCAATTCCAAAGGACGATAACTTATGTCTGCCATGGGCCGGATTTTGATCCTGCGCTGCTTATTGAGCAGCGTTTTCCAGCCGCCAGATCTCCCCTGCGTCAATGGCCACATACAGTGCGCCCTTTGGCCCCAGGACCAGAGATCGAATCCGCTCTGTGGGCAGGCCGGCGACCACAGCGGTTCCGACCGTCATGCCTTCCGCGTCCATCTCCAATAGCTCAATACGTTTCCCGCGCAGAAATCCCACTGCCAACCGGTTCTCCCAGCCCTTCCAAAGAGATCCTTTCAAAAAGACGCACGGGCTCATCCCCTCGGAAACACCCCGGTTGTTCCATGATGGTTTGAGTGCGTCCGGGAACCGGTCCAGGTCGGTCATGGATGTTGGTGTGCCCTCGGAATTATTGGACATATACCCGCAATAATCCGCCGGACAGGACACCCCTTTTCCCGGCGCCGGATCCCAGCCGCCGTTGCCGCCCGGTGCCAGGGGGGTTACCTCATCGTCATGGCCGGGGCCGTGTTCACTGGCAAAGGCCCGGCCCGTGGCAGGATGAAAGTCAATGCCCTGCACATTGCGGTGGCCATACGTGTAGATGCGCGGATCACCGCCGGCCGGGGCCCGGTTCCCGGACGCCGGGTTGCCGTCACCATCGATGCGCAGGATCTTGCCCCCCAGGCGGGAAAGGTCCTGGGGCAACGGCCCGTCATGGTTGTCGCCCGTGGTGACGTAAAGAGTGCCATCAAACGGGCTGAACCGGATGCGGCCGCCGCTGTGGGCGCCGGCACCGCCCCACCGGTTCAATGACTGCTTGAATGAGATGTCGGTGACAATGTCCCTGCGGTCGGAAACACCCGCGTAATCTTTGTCAACCCTGAGTCGTACCACCCGGTTGGTCTTAGTCCCGCCGGCATTTGAAGCCATGTACACGTACACCAGGCGGTTTTCATCAAACGCCGGATCCAGGGCCACCCCCAGCATCCCGCTTTGTCCCTGGCAGAAAAAATCCTGGGCCGGCAGCGCTGCACCGGCAGTTCCAAACAACCGCCGGACCGTCCCATCCAAAGTGCGCACAGACAGCCCCCGGCATTTTTCCGTAAACAGCATGGTCCCGTCCGGGGCAAATGCCAGATCCCAGGGATCACTGAGTCCGGACATCACCACCGTGCGGGTTAGCTGAAGATCACTGGCTTCCGCCCGCGTTGACCGGTCGCAGCCCCAATGGGCCAGAACAGCTGCAAGCAGAGCCGCTAAAATCGTGAACAGTGCTCTTGTTGATTTGCGTGTCATGGTATTTCTCCTGAATCGTTTATCTCCTGAATCATATGCCATAAAAAGTAAGATAGAACGTTTGACATTTACATATGAGCATGTTCTTATCTATGCGGTGTATCATGGAAACAAAAATAAAAAAAGATATGTTCAGAAACTGGTTTGACCGGTATGTGGCAGGGTTCACAGCCGGAGAAAACACCGCCTTGGATGTGGTGACAAACATCCGGCTGAAAAAAGATCATTCAGACCGGGTGGTTCAGGAAATTCTGTGGATGGCGGATCAACTGGGCCTGGATAACGAATCCCGGGACCTGGCTGCCGTCATGGCCCTGTTTCACGATATCGGCCGGTTTGCACAGTATGCCCGGTACCGCACCTTTGTGGACCACAGATCAGAAAACCATGCCGAGCTGGGGGTAAAAATTCTGCAGCAACACCAGGTGCTGGACTGCCTGCCCGCAGATCAGGCAGACCTGATCTGCCGGGTGATCTCTTATCACAACCGGGCCGCACTGCCGGATGATGACACCGAAGAATGCCTGTTTTATGCAAGGCTGCTGCGGGATGCGGACAAACTGGATATCTGGCGGGTGCTCATCGACCATTACCAGCACCGGAACCAGGAGGACAACCCGGCCGTTGAACTGGGCCTGGCCGATACTTCCGACATCTCAGATCAGGTGTACGACCGTGTGGTAAATAAAGACATCGTAAATGCCCGCCATGTAAAGAACCTGAATGATTTCAAGCTGCTCCAGATCGGGTGGGTGTTTGACATCAATTTTACACCGGCCCTGCAGCAGGTCAAAGACCGAGGCTACATCGACGCCATCTGCCGAACCCTGCCGCCCTCTGACAGACGGACACGGATCAAACAGGTTGTGGCGGACTGGTTGGACAAAAAACTGCGATCATAACACCCCGGGGAAATCGCTTTTCTGTACATTTTCACCCCTTTTCTAACCCCAGACAATGTCACGATACAGATCCGGATCCGTATCTCCCTCCGTTGAAAACAGCAATACGCTGGAATCGCTGTTCAGGCAGATATCCTTTCTTATTTTCATGTTCTGTCTGGCAGTCATTATTTCAAACAATGCGCCGAGTGTCACAGCACCGGATTCTCCGGAAATGACAGGTTGATCTGTTGCCAAAGGATTGCCCAGCACCTTCATCCCTTTCCGGGCGATTTCATCCGCGCACATCAAAAAGGCATGGGCACCTGATTTCAGTATCTCCCAGCCCATCAGACTGGGCTCCCCGCATGACAGTCCTGCCATGATAGTGGCCAAATCACCCTTGATCCTGACCCGTTCCCCATTTTTAATGGATTCAAACAGACACGGGGCGCCTTCAGGTTCCACCACAATAAATGTCGGTGCATCCCCGCCGGCCAGGCTGACAAGGGTTCCAACCATGGCAGCGGCAAACGATCCCACACCGGCCTGTACAAAGACATGGGTCGGAAGATGCTTTTTTCCCGGGCCGATGGATTCGGTTATCAGTGTTGAATAGCCCTGCATGATATGGCGCGGAACTGTTTCGTACCCTTCCCAGGAGGTGTCCTGGAGCAGTGTCCAGCCGTTTTCCTGTGCTTTGCGGCTGGCATGCATTACGCTGTCATCAAAATTCATGCCCGTGATCGATGCCTGGGCCCCATAATGTCGGATGGCTTCCAATCTGATCAATGAAGACCCTTTGGGCAGATACACCACGGCTTTGCAGCCGAACTGTTTCGCAGCCCAGGCAACGGCCCTTCCATGATTGCCGTCCGTGGCCGTCACAAAAGTGATGTGATCATAGGCGGATTTGCGGGCAATGATATTATGGTAGGTTAATTCATCATCATCTAATCCGATCACGTCACCCAGGCATTTTGCCATGGCATAACTGGCCCCCAGGACTTTGAACGCCTTTAAATCAAAGCGATGGTTTTCATCTTTGATCCACAGCTGGTTTATTCCCAGATAACCGGCCAGGCCCGGCAGCCGGACCAGCGGGGTGGGCCTGTAACCCGGCAGGCTGCGATGAAAATCATGGACATGCCGGACGGTTTCTTTGTTTGCAAAATCAAACAAGGCTGTGTCAGGTGCTTGGGACAGGTCATTGACCTGACAGGAAATCAACTTTTTATTCATGGCTGTCATGCCCGTACAATTTAAACGCTCCCCTGGGAAACAGGCAGACCGGGCAGGTCTCAGGCGGTTCTTCTCCGTAATGGACATGCCCGCACATGGAACAGCGCCAGATCCCGGCATCTTTTTCAAGCGGTTTATCTTTTGATACGGGGAATTCAGACAAATCCGGCATGACCGGCTCATAGGTGTTCAATGCATGGCCTGCCAGGATCATTCGCTGGATTTCGCTGGTGCCTTCGTAAATCCGGTAAAGCCTTATATCCCGCATCAGTTTTTCCACAGGAAACATTTGGGTATATCCAAACCCGCCCAGTATCTGGAGGGCTTCGTCCACCACCTCCCAGGCTGCTTCTGTGGCATACATTTTTGCAACGGATGCAGAGATGGTGGGGTCAGGCAGATTGTCCGCTTCCCAGGCGCCCTTGTGAACAAGCAGCCTTGCGGTCTCGATCTTCTGAAACATCTCGGCAATCTTGAACTGAAGGGATTGAAAATTGACGATTGGGGTGCCGAAGGCCTTGCGCTTTTTGACATATGAGATGGCAAATTCCATGGCGGATCTGGCCGCGCCCACGGCAAAGGCCCCGATCATGGGCCGGGTCCGGGAAAAGGTTTTCATGGCCAGCATAAATCCCTTTCCAGGTTCTGCAATGACATTTTCAGCCGGCACCCGGACATTGTGAAAGGACAATCCAGCCGTGTTGGAGCAGCGCTGCCCCATTTTCGGGATGGGTTTTCCCACGGCCACCCCTTCCCATTCTTTTTCAACGACAAACGCACAGATCCCGTCATGCTTTTTGTCTGGATCCACCGTGGCAAAAATGGTCATGTAGTCGGCAATGCCCCCATTGGTGATCCAGAACTTGGTGCCGTTCAGAATATAATCATCGCCTTCTTTTTTCGCCCGGCACCGGATACCGGAAACATCAGAGCCCATGAACGCCTCAGAAGTAGCAAAACAGATCAGTTTGAAATTTTTGGCAATATCCGTGAGATATTTCTGTTTCGCCGTTTCATTGTCCGACAGGATAATGGGCTCCATGCCCAGGGAATTGTCAAAAATGGAGGTGGCGATCCCAGGGCAGGCCGCGGAGATCTCCTCGGTGATCAACGCCCCTTCCAAAAGGCCATATCCCTTGCCGCCATAGGCTTTTGGGATGTCCGAATTCATCACCCCGGCATGAAAGGCTTTTTCAAGCACATCCATGGGGGTCTGGTCTTTTTCATCATACTGCCAGGCCTTTGGCAGCACTTCTTTGAGGGCAAACCGCCTGGCATTGCTGCGTATCTCTTTCTGGGTGTCGGATAATTGAAAATTGAGCATGCTGTCTCCTTTTTGGTTTGTTGAAAACCGGACTGTATTTCCATATCATTTTTCAGATATCAAGCCAACAAAATGGTTTGTCCGGATAACCAAAATATTCACAATGTCCTGAACAGATAAAAGTCTTGCATTTTATTTAAAAAAACGACATGATACAGTTCATTTTTTCAACCACAGGATACTTTTCCTGTGGTTTTTTTTATTGAATACCTAAGGAAGCGAATATACATTATGATCTGTGCAAACAATATCGCCCTGGCTTATGGCAAACAGGTGCTGTTCAAAGATGTAAACATCATGTTCAAACCCGGAAACTGTTACGGGCTTATCGGGGCCAACGGGGCGGGAAAATCCACTTTTTTAAAAATTCTGGCCAGAGAGATTGAACCGGATGCCGGCGACATCAGTGTGGGCCCCAAAGAAAGAATTGCCGTGTTACGACAGGATCACTTTGCCTTTGACACCCACGGGGTGCTGGATACGGTCATCATGGGGCACAAAAAACTGTATGCAGTCATGGCTGAACGCGAAGCCTTGTATGCAAAGCCTGATTTTTCAAATGAAGACGGTCTGAGATCCGGAGAGCTGGAAATTGAATTTGAGGAAATGAACGGATATGATGCAGAGTCTGAAGCAGCGGTCCTGCTCAAAA
Above is a window of Desulfotignum balticum DSM 7044 DNA encoding:
- the mnmE gene encoding tRNA uridine-5-carboxymethylaminomethyl(34) synthesis GTPase MnmE, whose protein sequence is MNDTIAAIATPFGSGGIGVIRMSGPDAVAIAAQFFSRTRTGPPFTGNLKTHQVYHGYFLDSGEVIDEVLLIFMRGPKSYTAEDVVEIQAHSGTVVLKKILECLLTGGARLADPGEFTRRAFLNQRIDLTQAEAVADIINARSTAALKFAAAQNTGVLKQQIQEMRNQLIQVLSQVEVSIDFPDDAPQETDTSQRTTDIDFVMDRCREFIRQHEEACFLKEGICLAICGKPNVGKSSLMNRLLSREKSIVTALPGTTRDPIQEAMTMNGIPFVVTDTAGIHDTDDLVEIIGIERAKDHIRGADLVLFMVEPGTALSEMEFKKMVPLDKRMLVVVNKIDLTRDTNGQAKPGGPGLPELPEICDQIPKIHISALHNQGIQPLKDKIMQLCIGDLTMDGSAVIPNLRHKTALTKALSFLESAKQGLLTGQPEETLAIDLKNSIDLLGSITGETASIDILDTIFNNFCIGK
- a CDS encoding YkgJ family cysteine cluster protein encodes the protein MTLDLKKHFTQYEALVQVVDGIFDRVKQEFPKEVFCREKCSDCCYAIFDMPLIEALYLKSKFLEKFSGKEKNDLLEIADKTDRALVKLKRDAYKKVQKGADQLEIVGRMSQERVRCPLLGSDNLCLLYEFRPITCRIYGIPTSTAGKSHICGRTNFIQGNAYPTLNMDKIYTQLQLISAQLIKDIHSRNIKMHEMLIPVSMALITDFNEDYLGVPQNG
- a CDS encoding 50S ribosomal protein L11 methyltransferase; this encodes MTPFDRKAVLAILDHADTRLTARAYVHDIAAAMHIPVSEAKTVLKTLVNHQDVTYQEIFGTTSVIRNFQKPVQVTDHFVLTPPDISYGSGRQDLHVIRLEPGISFGSGHHPTTRLCLCAMEHLFFHIRPHASIFQTSGADIGTGSGVLAIALCLAGVSGCLAYDIDPNAVSEAKKNIDLNDLSGRIPVLKHPMPETGPGLGIVCANLRTPTLETLAPLFRKRLNPGGFLIFSGIRTWEADALKTCFTKYGLTPVWEKTDKNWAGLIFADQ
- a CDS encoding thermonuclease family protein, giving the protein MSRLLKYLVFFLALLGLVMPVAGDVFTWIDSDGVRHFSNVSPPGNADHAKVLESETRNQVSSERQFKVVKVYDGDSLLVKGLDLTLKIRMVGIDAPETGGSRKPGQPYSRKAHQYLGRRIHDRSVTLKTYGLGGYNRILAEVFINDINMNLEMVKTGLAEVYQGSMPKTFDAAPYLAAQDQARKRRIGMWVQGSQYKSPRQWRKENPRN
- a CDS encoding single-stranded DNA-binding protein codes for the protein MAGLNKVMLIGNLGRDPEIRYSQQGLAVVNFSIATSEQWTDKNTGEKQEKTEWHRVVAFGKPAEILEKYLSKGSQVYIEGRLQTRNYEKDGQTHYITEVVTSNFQFLGGRSDNQGNDQSSGGYQKEPSRGGYPQQGGAAPSQQNFQGSTRPGGGQPPMQDEDIPF
- a CDS encoding Mrp/NBP35 family ATP-binding protein translates to MATPTKNKGQIAGQMPGPDPDEQARQSLTRIKQKFIIMSGKGGVGKTSVSVNLAIALAGMGHQVGLLDVDLHGPDIPHMLGISGMLKADDTQKMVPIAYSDHLKIISMESLMPNRDEAVIWRGPVKHGAIRQFIGDVSWGDLDYLIIDCPPGTGDEPLTVAQLIPDAKAVIVTTPQEVALADIRKSISFCKNVRMEIFGIIENMSGFTCPHCHKVVELFGEGGGEKTARNYDIPFLGKIAFDPEMVRCSDNGMAFQQQFTQSPITAAFKKIAEKMAV
- a CDS encoding NifB/NifX family molybdenum-iron cluster-binding protein: MKIAVSASGQDLDAQIDQRFGRCDYFLIIDTDTMETQGFPNDHNSQTSGAGVQAAGFVIDKGAAAVLTGSCGPKAMDVFNAQNIPVYTGHAGNVRQAVEAFKKAPSGTSGAPATGQGQGTPGSGRGMGGGGRGMGGGGRGRGVAGGGRGMGGGGGQGMGGGRGMGGGCGRKNC